A window from Heteronotia binoei isolate CCM8104 ecotype False Entrance Well chromosome 15, APGP_CSIRO_Hbin_v1, whole genome shotgun sequence encodes these proteins:
- the LOC132584031 gene encoding olfactory receptor 6E1-like: MASMENKTASVSEFILVGFTSIRWLQILLFLLLLITYLLTLVGNILIISITLLDHRLQTPMYFFLRNFSLLEIGFTSSSIPKVLFNLASGTNTISVAGCFAQSFFYFIVGTTEFFLLAMMSFDRYVAICNPLRYMMIMNSRFCTQLVLGSWIFSFMYLIVPLVLLFRLPFCGPNVINHFFCDNIPLVKLACTNTQSLELLDFFLATFSVLGTLTVTIVSYVKIISSIMHIPSSAGKQKAFSTCASHITVVFITYGSCIFMYVKPAKNGSLDLSKMVGVLNNVVSPLLNPFIYSLRNKQVKEALKDVIEQRRMFSRLSK; encoded by the coding sequence ATGGCTAGTATGGAGAATAAGACTGCATCGGTATCTGAGTTTATCCTTGTGGGCTTCACCAGCATCCGATGGCTGCAGATTCTCCTCTTCCTGCTACTTCTTATCACGTACCTCCTGACCCTGGTGGGGAACATCCTCATCATCTCCATTACTTTGCTTGACCATCGCCTCCAGACGCCCATGTATTTTTTCCTCAGAAATTTCTCTCTCTTGGAAATTGGTTTCACCTCTTCATCTATTCCAAAGGTTTTGTTCAACCTGGCTTCTGGCACCAACACAATTTCGGTGGCTGGCTGCTTTGCACAATCCTTTTTCTATTTCATTGTGGGCACCACCGAATTCTTTCTCTTGGCTATGATGTCCTTTGACCGGTACGTTGCCATCTGTAACCCCCTTCGCTATATGATGATCATGAACAGTCGATTCTGCACTCAGTTGGTGCTGGGTTCTTGGATCTTCAGTTTCATGTACCTTATAGTCCCTCTTGTGTTATTGTTTCGTTTGCCTTTCTGTGGTCCAAATGTCATCAATCACTTCTTCTGCGACAACATACCACTCGTCAAATTGGCTTGCACAAACACCCAGTCTCTAGAACTGCTGGATTTCTTCTTGGCCACATTTAGTGTTTTGGGAACTTTAACTGTTACCATCGTTTCCTATGTTAAAATCATTTCAAGCATTATGCACATCCCATCCTCAGCAGGAAAGCAAAAAGCGTTCTCCACTTGTGCTTCCCACATCACTGTGGTCTTCATCACCTACGGGAGCTGCATTTTCATGTATGTCAAGCCAGCAAAGAATGGGAGTTTGGACCTCAGCAAGATGGTGGGTGTTCTCAATAATGTTGTGTCTCCTTTGCTGAACCCATTCATCTATAGCCTGAGGAACAAGCAGGTTAAAGAGGCCTTGAAGGATGTAATTGAGCAGAGAAGAATGTTTTCTAGACTCTCCAAGTGA
- the LOC132583029 gene encoding olfactory receptor 6E1-like, with protein MENETAFVSEFILVGFTNIRWLQILLFPLFFITYLLTLVGNIVIISITLLDHRLQTPMYFFLRNFSLVEIAFTSSSIPKVLFNLASGTNTISVAGCFAQSFFYFIVGTTEFFLLATMSYDRYVAICNPLRYTMIMNSRFCTQLVLGSWIFSFLYLIVPLVLWFHLPFCGPNVINHFFCDFLPLIKLACTNTQSLEMLDFFLATFSVLGTLTVTIISYVKIISSIMHIPSSAGKQKAFSTCASHITVVFITYGSCIFMYVKPAKNGSLDLSKMVGVLNNVVSPLLNPFIYSLRNKQVKEALKDAFEQRRMFCRIYK; from the coding sequence ATGGAGAACGAGACCGCATTTGTATCTGAGTTTATCCTTGTGGGCTTCACCAACATCCGATGGCtgcagatcctccttttcccgcTATTTTTTATCACATACCTCTTGACCTTGGTGGGGAACATCGTCATAATCTCCATAACCTTGCTTGACCATCGCCTCCAGACGCCCATGTATTTTTTCCTCAGAAACTTCTCCCTTGTGGAAATTGCTTTCACCTCTTCATCTATCCCAAAAGTTTTGTTCAACCTGGCTTCTGGCACCAACACAATTTCTGTGGCTGGCTGCTTTGCACAATCCTTTTTCTATTTCATTGTGGGCACCACCGAATTCTTCCTCTTGGCTACAATGTCCTATGACCGGTACGTTGCCATCTGTAACCCCCTTCGCTACACGATGATCATGAACAGTCGATTCTGCACTCAGTTGGTGCTGGGTTCTTGGATCTTCAGTTTTTTGTACCTCATAGTCCCTCTTGTGTTGTGGTTTCATTTGCCCTTCTGTGGTCCGAATGTCATCAATCACTTTTTCTGTGACTTCTTACCACTAATTAAACTGGCTTGCACAAACACCCAGTCCCTAGAAATGCTGGATTTTTTCTTGGCCACATTTAGTGTCTTGGGAACCTTAACTGTTACCATCATTTCCTATGTTAAAATTATTTCAAGCATCATGCACATCCCATCCTCAGCAGGAAAGCAAAAAGCCTTCTCCACTTGTGCTTCCCACATCACTGTAGTCTTCATCACCTACGGGAGCTGCATTTTCATGTATGTCAAGCCAGCAAAGAATGGGAGTTTGGACCTCAGCAAGATGGTGGGTGTTCTCAATAATGTTGTGTCTCCTTTGCTGAACCCATTCATCTATAGCCTGAGGAACAAGCAAGTCAAGGAAGCCTTGAAAGATGCATTTGAGCAGAGAAGAATGTTTTGTAGAATCTACAAGTGA